From the Prunus dulcis chromosome 4, ALMONDv2, whole genome shotgun sequence genome, one window contains:
- the LOC117626676 gene encoding ubiquitin carboxyl-terminal hydrolase 14, whose protein sequence is MLNPMDLLRSNLSRVRIPEPTNRIYKQECCISFDTPRSEGGLFVDMNTFLAFGKECVGWNYNKTGNPVYLHIKQTKVLVPEDRPLKKPTLMALGVDGGFDNNEPEYEETHSIVLLPDYVTLPFPSVELPEKVRLAVDAILLAEGAERKEQLAAWTAEKKQASAYAMNLQQIDNGIVVPSSGWKCSKCDKRENLWLNLTDGTILCGRKNWDGTGGNNHAIEHYKETCYPLAVKLGTITADLEGADVFSYPEDDSVLDPLLAQHLAFFGIDFSSLQKTEMTTAERELDQNTNFDWNRIQESGQEVEPIFGPGYTGLVNLGNSCYMAATMQVVFSTHSFYSRYYKNQSLKLAFEKAPADPTVDLNMQLTKLAHGLLSGKYSIPVAEGKDDPNATATTTKSKQEGIPPRMFKAVIAASHPEFSSMRQQDALEFFLHFLDQVERAHAGKPEADPARSFKFGIEDRIVCSSGKVAYNRRLDYILSLNIPLHAATNKEELETFQKLKAEKISEGKEVSSDEIVRPRVPLEACLASFSSPEEIQDFYSTALKAKTTAVKSGGLTSFPDYLVLHMRKFVMEVGWVPKKLDVYVDVPDIIDISHMRSKGLQPGEELLPEGVPGEEEEPNKPVADESIVSQLVSMGFSHLHCQKAAINTSNTGLEEAMNWLLSHMDDPDIDAPISEGGQNVVDQSKVDMLLSFGFQEDVARTALKASGGDIEKATDWIFNNPDASVSTDMDATTSENAPTAADAGLPDGGGKYRLIGIVSHIGTSTQCGHYVAHIFKDGRWVIFNDDKVGASVNTPKDMGYLYFFERLNS, encoded by the exons ATGTTAAACCCCATGGACTTGCTCCGATCCAATCTCTCCCGGGTTCGGATCCCGGAGCCCACCAACCGCATCTACAAGCAAGAATGCTGCATATCTTTCGACACTCCG AGATCAGAAGGTGGCTTGTTTGTTGACATGAACACATTTCTCGCTTTTGGGAAGGAGTGTGTGGGCTGGAATTATAACAAGACTGGAAATCCAGTTTATTTGCATATAAAGCAAACAAAGGTGTTGGTTCCCGAAGATAGGCCTTTGAAGAAACCAACGCTCATGGCTCTAG GTGTTGATGGGGGATTTGACAACAATGAACCTGAATATGAAGAAACTCACAGTATAGTCCTATTGCCTGATTATGTAACCCTTCCATTTCCTTCTGTTGAGTTGCCAGAGAAG GTAAGGTTGGCAGTTGATGCCATTTTATTGGCTGAGGGTGCTGAGAGGAAAGAGCAACTTGCAGCATGGACAGCTGAGAAGAAGCAAGCTAGCGCATATGCAATGAATTTGCAACAGATTGACAATGGTATTGTGGTTCCTTCATCTGGCTGGAAATGTTCCAAGTGTGATAAAAGAGAAAATCTTTGGTTAAATCTAACTGATGGAACAATCCTTTGTGGGAGAAAAAATTGGGATGGTACTGGTGGTAACAACCATGCCATTGAACACTATAAGGAGACATGCTATCCTCTTGCTGTAAAGCTGGGGACAATTACCGCGGATCTAGAAGGAGCAG ATGTTTTCTCTTATCCAGAGGATGATAGTGTCTTGGACCCACTTTTAGCGCAACATCTGGCTTTTTTTGGCATTGATTTCTCATCATTACAGAAG ACCGAGATGACAACTGCTGAAAGAGAGCTTGACCAGAATACTAATTTTGACTGGAACCGAATTCAAGAAAGTGGACAAGAAGTTGAACCGATATTTGGACCTGGTTACACTGGACTTGTCAATCTGGGAAACAG CTGCTATATGGCAGCTACGATGCAAGTTGTGTTCTCAACACACTCTTTCTATTCCAG ATACTACAAGAATCAAAGTTTGAAATTGGCTTTTGAGAAGGCTCCAGCTGATCCTACTGTAGACCTTAACATGCAGTT AACAAAGCTGGCGCATGGTTTGCTATCTGGTAAATATTCCATTCCTGTAGCAGAG GGAAAAGATGATCCAAATGCTACTGCTACTACAACAAAATCT AAACAGGAAGGGATACCCCCTCGTATGTTTAAAGCAGTTATTGCTGCCAGCCATCCTGAATTTTCTTCCATGAGACAACAG GATGCCTTGGAATTCTTCCTACATTTTCTTGACCAAGTCGAACGAGCCCATGCTGGAAAACCTGAAGCAGATCCTGCAAGGAGTTTCAAGTTTGGTATTGAAGATCGTATTGTGTGTTCATCTGGGAAAGTTGCGTACAATAGAAGGCTTGACTACATTCTTTCTTTGAACATCCCCCTTCACGCGGCTACTAATAAAG AGGAACTTGAAACCTTTCAGAAATTGAAGGCAGAAAAGATTTCGGAAGGCAAGGAAGT ATCCAGTGATGAAATTGTACGTCCAAGGGTTCCTCTAGAAGCATGCCTTGCAAGCTTTTCGTCTCCAGAAGAGATACAGGACTTTTACAGCACTGCTTTGAAGGCCAAGACAACAGCAGTGAA GAGTGGAGGCTTAACTTCATTCCCTGATTATCTGGTGTTGCACATGCGGAAGTTTGTAATGGAGGTTGGCTGGGTGCCGAAAAAGCTTG ATGTCTATGTGGATGTTCCTGATATCATAGATATTAGTCACATGCGCAGCAAGGGACTCCAACCTGGTGAAGAGTTGTTACCAGAGGGTG TTCCTGGGGAAGAGGAGGAACCAAATAAGCCTGTGGCCGATGAGAGTATTGTTTCACAGCTTGTTTCAATGGGGTTTAGCCATCTACACTGCCAGAAAGCTGCCATTAATACGTCAAATACCGGGTTGGAAGAAGCAATGAATTGGCTACTTTCTCACATGGATGATCCAG ATATAGATGCTCCCATTTCTGAAGGGGGACAAAATGTGGTTGACCAATCAAAAGTTGATATGTTGCTTTCCTTTGGTTTTCAAGAAGACGTTGCTCGGACAGCACTGAAAGCATCG gGTGGTGACATTGAGAAAGCGACGGATTGGATATTCAACAATCCTGATGCTTCTGTTTCAACTGATATGGATGCGACAACATCAGAAAATGCACCTACTGCTGCTGATGCTGGACTACCTGATGGAGGAGGGA AATATAGACTTATTGGAATTGTGAGCCA
- the LOC117625099 gene encoding calcium-binding protein PBP1-like, which translates to MISLDHHHMMSAVEFVDYFPSMIARLGEEGFIGELCNGFVLLMDVEKGLITFESLKRNCVVLGLHDMGDDELVWMLMEGDLDGDGALSQMEFCILMFRLSPGLMDGSKQLWKENFDHPPHHQVHWQIQVCWRM; encoded by the exons ATGATATCGTTAGATCATCACCACATGATGAGCGCAGTTGAATTTGTGGACTATTTTCCGTCCATGATCGCGAGGCTGGGAGAAGAAGGGTTTATTGGGGAGCTCTGCAATGGGTTTGTCTTGCTGATGGATGTGGAGAAGGGGCTCATCACCTTTGAGAGCTTGAAGAGGAACTGCGTTGTGCTGGGCTTGCATGACATGGGAGATGATGAGCTTGTGTGGATGTTGATGGAGGGTGATTTGGATGGAGATGGAGCCCTCAGTCAGATGGAGTTTTGCATCCTCATGTTTAGGTTAAGTCCAGGTTTGATGGATGGATCTAAGCAGCTGTGGAAGGAAAACTTTGATCATCCTCCTCATCATCAAGTACAT TGGCAGATTCAAGTGTGTTGGAGAATGTGA
- the LOC117624917 gene encoding uncharacterized protein LOC117624917, with protein sequence MSTAPCNAKTTPPFASHALATADGYSASTRVKRGKKKKSAMNFFLCFRSGDVARGGSDKKEQCGTDAFTYVGVGEKENAAFPKVVSVRSSLTSDNEGDEDKCRTAQQRNEGRGGFSQVLKAVLSKTSLVKKNQKRKLGKNFASTTTNESSITSSYNHQQWPEEDVSRMISKTTPYDGVEEKEDVVFPKAMVSPLPDNDEANEEKDDGRYQTNKGRRKLSRFWKEALFGTSLAKKIQLRKKGKFLERNESTKYNQELPEEEDPRIVSKTSSSLTNNSSIFTKSSSNSSSRSSSRSLSKRIKSFRSSSTRSLKANLRYLSEKIIRPSSNSSKANPKPSSDKANKSFESNDSKGFKEGHGQKEHEVMNMERNRTRGCYKAITSLCFLLMSLLGLIFYGKMCAILCTSMWLFSVPLWTGVGDSSTNKVDKKKFILGGLLPGHTPTIHCQ encoded by the exons ATGTCAACGGCGCCATGCAATGCCAAAACCACGCCGCCCTTCGCCTCCCATGCACTAGCAACTGCCGATGGATATTCTGCTTCGACCCGAGTGAAGagggggaagaagaagaagagcgcTATGAATTTCTTCTTGTGTTTTCGATCTGGTGACGTGGCCCGCGGTGGCTCTGACAAAAAGGAACAATGTGGTACGGATGCCTTCACGTATGTTGGTGTGGGAGAAAAGGAAAACGCGGCGTTTCCGAAGGTGGTGTCTGTGAGGTCATCGTTGACGTCTGATAATGAAGGAGATGAAGATAAATGTCGCACTGCTCAACAGAGAAATGAAGGACGAGGTGGATTTTCTCAAGTTTTGAAGGCAGTTTTGTCCAAAACATCactg GTCAAGAAgaatcaaaaaagaaagttaggAAAAAATTTTGCAAGCACAACAACAAATGAGAGTTCAATTACTTCAAGTTATAATCATCAACAATGGCCGGAGGAAGATGTCTCAAGAATGATCTCCAAAACGACTCCATACGATGGCgtagaggaaaaggaagatgtGGTGTTCCCAAAGGCAATGGTTTCGCCGTTGCCAGATAatgatgaagcaaatgaaGAGAAAGACGACGGTCGATATCAGACAAATAAAGGACGACGCAAATTATCTCGTTTTTGGAAGGAGGCCTTGTTCGGGACATCTttg GCCAAGAAGATTCAACTGAGAAAGAAGGGAAAATTTTTGGAAAGAAATGAGAGTACAAAGTATAATCAAGAATTGCCCGAGGAAGAGGACCCAAGAATAGTCTCCaagacttcttcttctttaactAATAATTCTTCTATCTTCACTAAATCTTCATCAAACTCTTCATCTAGGTCATCAAGCAGGTCCTTGTCCAAGAGAATCAAATCATTTCGATCAAGCTCGACGCGTAGTTTAAAAGCCAATTTGAGGTATTTGTCCGAAAAAATCATTCGACCaagttccaacagttcaaAAGCCAATCCAAAACCCTCCTCTGATAAAGCCAATAAGTCGTTTGAATCTAATGATTCAAAAGGGTTCAAAGAAGGGCATGGACAAAAAGAGCATGAAGTAATGAACATGGAAAGGAACAGAACAAGAGGATGTTACAAAGCGATTACGAGTTTGTGTTTCTTGCTTATGAGTTTGTtgggtttgattttttatgGTAAGATGTGTGCCATTCTATGCACTTCGATGTGGCTCTTTAGTGTGCCTCTTTGGACTGGTGTTGGAGATAGTTCAACAAACAAGGTTGACAAGAAGAAATTCATCCTCGGAGGATTGCTACCAGGACACACTCCAACTATTCACTGCCAATga
- the LOC117626685 gene encoding zinc finger protein CONSTANS-LIKE 2-like, protein MRECELCGLRARIHCEADQAKLCWDCDEKVHGANFLVAKHPRNLLCHGCQSPTPWMGSGPKLTPTVSVCEICVERRGIKFQRHEDQESEAENEDDVDLDDEEEDDDGGHDGEDVDDDADDDHDDDEDENQVVPWSSSHSAAAEPPPAVSCSSSEEEEEEEEFLVVSKRMRENADPDSDLGGDETSSLASLRLLKRARPGEENRLLSERSSEAELRSTAIVSSIESLQNQTDVISDGDDQASAAVLGICEPRRDGQSR, encoded by the coding sequence ATGAGAGAGTGCGAGCTGTGTGGACTGAGAGCTCGGATTCACTGCGAGGCGGACCAGGCGAAGTTATGCTGGGACTGCGATGAGAAAGTTCACGGAGCCAATTTTCTGGTGGCGAAGCACCCGAGGAACCTCCTCTGCCATGGATGCCAGTCGCCGACTCCATGGATGGGCTCGGGACCCAAGCTTACGCCGACCGTCTCGGTATGTGAGATTTGTGTCGAAAGGCGTGGAATTAAGTTTCAGCGGCACGAGGATCAAGAAAGCGAAGCAGAGAACGAAGACGATGTTGATCttgatgatgaggaggaggatgatgaTGGTGGTCATGATGGTGAagatgttgatgatgatgctgatgatgatcatgatgatgatgaggatgaaaATCAGGTCGTTCCGTGGTCTAGTTCGCATTCGGCGGCGGCAGAGCCTCCGCCTGCGGTGAGTTGTTCGAgtagtgaagaagaagaagaggaggaggaattTTTGGTGGTGTCGAAGCGAATGCGAGAGAATGCGGATCCAGATTCTGATTTGGGAGGCGACGAAACGTCGTCGTTGGCTTCGCTGAGGCTGTTGAAGCGAGCGAGACCGGGCGAAGAGAACCGTTTACTGAGTGAGAGATCAAGTGAAGCGGAGTTAAGATCAACGGCGATCGTGAGCTCAATTGAGAGTCTTCAAAATCAAACGGACGTGATCAGCGACGGTGATGATCAGGCGTCCGCCGCGGTCCTCGGGATTTGCGAACCCAGAAGAGATGGTCAGAGCCGTTGA
- the LOC117626241 gene encoding uncharacterized protein LOC117626241: MATPMLLMASEQSTTQEPTKTLVGFYEESKPESTKSTKGTKKSGKASNSKKQPQRGLGVAQLERLRLQDRWKKMTELPQLQPQPQVVNLPDHHQYQNFQHQNPTRTLPGPLASVPVQYGASSYNGPLLIKGSGGNGLFGFVGQRFGNGSGFGYAGGNNLVVDLNPSPYAIGAPERFEVGAVYETSKELSSIPKVQPLSSDCCDICCKKQKKRLNSRNYMGLNGRSGKSEASLPINCSGFLRLNPEAGGGQVVGRSTAHSGYRNDDQGVEVRAVHRKGSSAGGGIFMEYDFFPAAGGKSSEMRGGTCPKEPEMWQTAEASVSVGSHEEPSDITASSYGYGIGADSYHNPVDLSLKLSF, from the exons ATGGCTACGCCAATGCTGCTCATGGCCTCAGAACAGAGCACAACACAAGAACCCACCAAAACCCTTGTCGGGTTCTACGAGGAATCCAAACCCGAGTCCACCAAATCCACCAAGGGCACTAAGAAATCCGGCAAAGCCTCAAACTCTAAAAAGCAACCACAAAGAGGTCTTGGTGTTGCTCAGCTGGAGCGCCTGAGGCTCCAAGACCGCTGGAAGAAAATGACGGAACTGCCCCAACTGCAACCCCAACCCCAAGTTGTCAATCTTCCTGATCATCATCAGTACCAGAACTTTCAACACCAGAACCCCACCAGAACCCTACCCGGCCCGCTTGCCAGTGTTCCAGTACAGTATGGTGCATCCAGCTACAATGGACCACTGCTGATCAAGGGCTCTGGTGGTAATGGCTTGTTTGGTTTTGTGGGTCAGAGGTTTGGGAATGGTTCTGGGTTTGGTTATGCCGGAGGTAATAATTTGGTGGTGGACCTAAACCCGAGTCCGTATGCAATCGGGGCTCCGGAGAGGTTTGAAGTTGGGGCTGTGTATGAGACCTCGAAAGAGCTCTCTTCAATACCAAAGGTTCAACCTTTGTCTTCTGATTGCTGTGATATCTGCTGCAAGAAG CAGAAGAAGAGGCTCAATAGTCGGAATTACATGGGCTTAAACGGCAGGAGTGGCAAATCTGAGGCTAGTTTACCAATCAACTGTTCTGGTTTTCTCAGATTGAACCCGGAAGCCGGTGGTGGCCAAGTGGTGGGGAGAAGTACAGCTCACTCGGGCTACCGCAATGATGATCAG GGGGTAGAGGTTAGGGCAGTGCACAGAAAAGGGAGCTCAGCTGGTGGTGGTATTTTCATGGAATATGATTTCTTTCCAGCTGCTGGTGGCAAAAGTAGTGAGATGAGAGGAGGCACTTGTCCCAAGGAGCCAGAGATGTGGCAAACAGCAGAAGCTTCAGTTTCAGTGGGGAGCCATGAAGAACCTTCTGATATTACTGCTTCTAGTTATGGCTATGGAATTGGGGCTGACAGTTATCATAATCCTGTTGATTTGTCACTCAAGCTTTCATTTTAG
- the LOC117626367 gene encoding tRNA (guanine(37)-N1)-methyltransferase 1 — protein sequence MGPDFPAKPKSTILSHSTCNMVVTKFFLRPHSLLLSTLPSIILLPKISSLPKKLTILSLCNFTTTTQPQISDPNLFFYGPSLHKGTNPTIPQSQLPITGFTKPAHRQQLQEENEEEEEENLINAESFSRVFDIAALRVPAKDCFALESRLRGHLLNWPRIRNIARVAGDEVEEELAELLANPSREADDENALVSLNRRMYGKSEGDGELLSPVLYREKLAKTFDSRGYVKFRNLAKMSRPNQRKKRRDEEDEGGEGKKRLRKGEFSVLEVVDDEEEEGEDLKGLLGDEFEGRKKWRGSTRLLLLDERCANGSVEDLPEAIKVLMKENTGKSMCPTLELVRCKLTLLYDYWQMNEILEALLPEGMTIPSAFETVGHIAHLNLRDEHLPYKKLIAKVVLDKHKPKIQTVVNKIDAIDNDYRTMQLEVLSGNHSLVTTVVENGLRFQVDLAKVYWNSRLATERQRLLNSFTRNDVVCDVFSGVGPIAMSAARIVKRVYANDLNPHAIEYLERSSVLNKLERKIKVFNMDGRRFINAMFASDKAKSITHVVMNLPNDAAEYLDAFRGILVDRSMDEEFTLPMIHVYGFSKAQDPEFDFHQRIRIALSEVAVDVEMRRVRLVAPGKWMLCASFILPKSVAFAKPTLNM from the exons ATGGGGCCTGATTTCCCggcaaaacccaaatcaaCGATCCTCAGCCACAGCACCTGTAACATGGTGGTGACCAAGTTCTTTCTCAGACCTCATTCTCTTCTCCTCTCCACTCTCCCCTCAATAATCCTCCTTCCCAAAATATCCTCGCTCCCCAAGAAATTAACGATCCTTTCCCTCTGCAacttcaccaccaccactcaaCCCCAGATTTCAGACCCAAATCTCTTCTTCTATGGACCCTCCCTCCACAAGGGCACCAACCCTACAATTCCCCAATCTCAACTTCCCATCACAGGATTCACCAAACCCGCTCACCGTCAACAACTAcaggaagaaaatgaagaagaagaagaagagaatttAATCAACGCAGAAAGCTTCAGTAGGGTTTTTGACATTGCTGCGCTTCGGGTCCCTGCAAAAGACTGTTTTGCCCTAGAGAGCCGCCTCCGGGGCCACTTGCTGAACTGGCCTCGCATTCGCAACATCGCCAGAGTCGCCGGAGACGAAGTGGAAGAAGAGCTCGCTGAGCTTCTGGCGAATCCAAGCAGAGAAGCCGATGACGAAAATGCCCTTGTTTCGTTGAACCGCCGGATGTACGGAAAATCCGAGGGTGATGGTGAGCTTTTAAGTCCTGTGCTTTACAGAGAAAAGCTTGCAAAGACATTCGATTCGCGTGGATACGTGAAGTTTCGGAACCTTGCGAAGATGTCGAGGCCGAaccagaggaagaagaggagggatgaggaagatgaaggCGGTGAAGGGAAGAAGAGATTGAGGAAGGGTGAGTTCTCAGTGCTAGAGGTTGtggatgatgaagaagaggaaggggaagaCTTGAAGGGTTTGTTGGGGGATGAGTTTGAGGGCAGGAAGAAATGGAGGGGTTCGACCCGCTTGTTGCTATTGGACGAGCGGTGCGCGAATGGAAGCGTGGAGGACTTGCCTGAGGCAATCAAG GTGCTGATGAAAGAAAACACTGGGAAAAGTATGTGCCCTACTTTGGAGCTTGTGAGGTGCAAACTGACTCTACTTTATGATTACTGGCAGATGAATGAG ATATTGGAGGCTTTGCTTCCCGAAGGAATGACTATTCCTTCAGCCTTTGAAACAGTTGGGCATATTGCACATCTAAACCTGAGAGATGAGCACTTACCATACAAAAAGCTTATAGCAAAG GTGGTTCTTGATAAACATAAGCCAAAGATTCAGACTGTTGTCAATAAAATTGATGCCATTGATAATGACTACAGAACAATGCAACTTGAGGTTTTATCTGGGAATCATTCCCTTGTGACTACAGTAGTTGAAAATGGGCTGCGCTTTCAGGTTGATCTAGCAAAAGT GTATTGGAATTCCAGGCTTGCAACTGAAAGACAAAGGCTTTTGAACAGCTTTACGCGCAATGATGTTGTGT GTGATGTTTTCTCTGGGGTTGGTCCAATAGCAATGTCTGCAGCAAGGATTGTAAAACGAGTATACGCCAATGATTTGAATCCCCACGCAATTGAATATCTGGAAAGAAGTAGTGTTCTCAACAAACTTGAAAGGAAAATTAAG GTCTTTAACATGGATGGAAGGAGGTTCATCAATGCTATGTTTGCAAGTGATAAAGCCAAATCCATAACTCATGTGGTAATGAATTTGCCAAATGACGCTGCAGAGTATCTAG ATGCATTTCGAGGAATATTAGTAGACAGATCCATGGATGAAGAATTTACCTTGCCAATGATCCATGTTTATGGATTCTCCAAGGCTCAAGATCCGGAGTTTGACTTTCATCAG AGAATAAGAATTGCACTTTCAGAAGTGGCAGTTGATGTAGAAATGCGTAGGGTACGCCTTGTTGCACCAGGAAAATGGATGTTGTGTGCCTCATTCATCCTCCCTAAGAGTGTCGCTTTTGCAAAACCTACTTTGAATATGTAA
- the LOC117624559 gene encoding universal stress protein PHOS32-like: protein MNHPQSPQPQDPSDPQLPHIRIHHPNSPRHHPNSPRHHTSSAGSAATPTPTAGARRKLGVAVDLSDESAHAVRWAVDHYIRPGDAVVLLHVSPTSVLFGADWGSVDLSINTNDDVDFVDNHALNDSVKQKKLENDFDAFTASKAADLARPLKEAQIPFKIHIVKDHDMKERLCLEVERLGLSAVIMGSRGVGAAKRGNDGRLGSVSDYCVHHCVCPVVVVRFPDDDNGAGAGAGGSAVAPAAVVAVKEDEEEEAVIKPVVKDEHKKDA, encoded by the exons ATGAATCATCCTCAGTCCCCGCAACCCCAAGACCCATCGGACCCCCAACTCCCCCACATCAGAATCCACCACCCTAATTCCCCACGCCACCACCCCAACTCTCCACGTCACCACACCTCATCCGCAGGCTCCGCCGCCACTCCCACCCCCACTGCCGGCGCCCGCCGAAAGCTCGGGGTCGCTGTCGACCTCTCCGACGAGAGCGCCCATGCCGTCCGCTGGGCCGTCGACCACTACATCCGCCCCGGAGACGCCGTCGTTCTCCTCCACGTGAGCCCCACCTCCGTCCTATTCGGCGCCGACTGGGGCTCCGTCGACCTCTCCATCAATACCAACGACGACGTTGACTTCGTCGACAACCACGCCTTAAACGACTCCGTCAAGCAGAAGAAGCTCGAGAATGACTTTGATGCCTTCACTGCTTCCAAGGCCGCCGATCTCGCCAGGCCCTTGAAGGAGGCTCAGATTCCCTTCAAGATCCACATCGTTAAGGACCATGACATGAAGGAGAGGCTGTGCTTGGAGGTCGAGAGGCTAGGGCTCAGTGCCGTGATCATGGGGAGCAGAGGGGTTGGTGCCGCGAAGCGTGGGAATGACGGTAGGCTTGGGAGTGTGAGCGATTATTGCGTTCATCACTGTGTTTGCCCTGTTGTTGTTGTACGGTTTCCAGATGATGACAATGGTGCCGGTGCCGGTGCTGGTGGTTCTGCTGTTGCTCCTGCTGCTGTTGTTGCGGTTAAAgaggatgaggaggaagaagccGTGATCAAGCCAGTGGTAAAGGACGAGCATAAAAAAG ATGCTTAG